A window of Candidatus Dormiibacterota bacterium contains these coding sequences:
- a CDS encoding thioesterase family protein has protein sequence MSRAAKAEGYALAVPVDVRFRDMDSMGHVNNAVYFTYFENARIAYWRAVPGIRSRRNLDYILARAECDFRSPTTNEDDLCCHVRVAWFGRSSFAFEYLLRDERSGRNVAEGRTVQVMYDYAVRRSRPLDPDLKAAIEQFEGRSVPSRS, from the coding sequence GTGAGCCGGGCGGCGAAGGCCGAGGGGTACGCGCTGGCGGTCCCGGTCGACGTGCGCTTCCGGGACATGGACAGCATGGGTCACGTGAACAACGCGGTGTACTTCACCTATTTCGAGAACGCCCGCATCGCCTACTGGCGCGCCGTTCCGGGGATTCGATCGCGCCGCAACCTGGACTATATCCTGGCGCGGGCCGAGTGCGACTTCCGCAGTCCCACCACGAACGAGGACGACCTCTGCTGCCACGTGCGCGTCGCGTGGTTCGGACGGTCCTCGTTCGCATTCGAGTACCTCCTGCGCGACGAGCGGTCGGGGCGGAACGTGGCGGAGGGACGCACCGTGCAGGTGATGTACGACTACGCGGTCCGCCGGAGCCGCCCCCTCGACCCCGATCTGAAGGCGGCGATCGAGCAGTTCGAGGGACGGAGCGTCCCGTCCCGGTCTTGA
- a CDS encoding DUF72 domain-containing protein, translated as MGPGDSRLRIGASSWSAPSWEGVFYPPGTPPSDYLAHYASRYDTVEVDATFYGIPGERMVDAWRERTPAGFVFAAKFPQIITHEKLLDGCAGETLAFVRVMDRLGDKLGPLLLQFRYFRKEEFPDPNPFIDRLERFLPSLPRGRRYAVEVRNKTFVTARFLDVLRLNGAALALIDHPWFFGVDQVLKKKGNVLTADFTYVRWLGDRKEIEARTTRRDRLVVDRRRDLRRWIPALRGLLGRGTTVYGYFNNHYAGYAVGSIEMFREMWQEASSTGTGSA; from the coding sequence TTGGGACCCGGTGACAGCCGGCTGCGCATCGGCGCCTCCTCCTGGAGCGCCCCGTCGTGGGAAGGCGTGTTCTACCCGCCCGGCACGCCTCCTTCCGATTACCTGGCCCACTACGCCTCGCGCTACGACACCGTCGAGGTGGACGCCACGTTCTACGGCATCCCCGGCGAGAGGATGGTCGACGCCTGGCGCGAGCGCACGCCGGCGGGGTTCGTGTTCGCCGCCAAGTTCCCGCAGATCATCACGCACGAGAAGCTCCTCGACGGATGCGCCGGGGAAACCCTCGCCTTCGTGCGCGTGATGGATCGGCTGGGCGACAAGCTCGGCCCGCTGCTCCTGCAATTCCGCTATTTCCGCAAGGAGGAGTTCCCCGATCCGAACCCCTTCATCGATCGGCTGGAGCGCTTCCTCCCTTCGCTGCCGCGCGGCCGGCGGTACGCCGTCGAGGTGCGGAACAAGACGTTCGTGACCGCCCGGTTCCTCGACGTCCTGCGACTCAACGGCGCGGCGCTGGCCCTCATCGACCATCCGTGGTTCTTCGGAGTCGATCAGGTCCTGAAGAAGAAGGGGAACGTCCTGACGGCCGATTTCACCTACGTCCGCTGGCTCGGAGACCGCAAGGAGATCGAGGCGAGGACGACGCGCCGGGACAGGTTGGTCGTGGACCGCCGGCGCGACCTGCGACGCTGGATCCCGGCGCTCCGCGGCCTCCTCGGTCGCGGGACGACGGTCTACGGCTACTTCAACAACCACTACGCGGGATACGCCGTGGGATCGATCGAGATGTTCCGGGAGATGTGGCAGGAGGCCTCGTCGACGGGGACCGGCTCCGCGTGA
- a CDS encoding NUDIX hydrolase — protein MTDDFVHDDGAGPYTHCPRCGGRLERRVVFSHDPPRLVCAACRFVFYLDPKVAVGTICRADGKIVMLRRAIEPSYGRWVFPGGYVDRGESLEEAALREAREEIGAVIRLTRLVNVYSYTGRPVIVVVYDADIVGGEIRGGVEALEVRAFDPGGIPWDDLAFRSTREALQECLRTGIAPGSFEHQQRRG, from the coding sequence ATGACCGACGATTTCGTCCACGATGACGGAGCGGGACCCTACACGCACTGCCCGCGTTGCGGCGGCCGGCTCGAGAGGCGGGTTGTCTTCAGCCACGACCCGCCCCGGCTGGTGTGCGCCGCGTGCCGGTTCGTCTTCTACCTGGATCCCAAGGTCGCCGTAGGGACGATCTGCCGGGCGGACGGGAAGATCGTGATGCTGCGCCGCGCCATCGAGCCGTCCTACGGCAGGTGGGTGTTCCCCGGCGGCTACGTCGATCGAGGCGAGTCGCTGGAGGAGGCGGCGCTGCGCGAGGCGAGGGAGGAGATCGGTGCGGTGATCCGCCTGACGCGTCTCGTCAACGTCTACTCGTACACCGGAAGGCCGGTGATCGTCGTGGTCTACGACGCCGACATCGTGGGGGGCGAGATCCGCGGCGGGGTGGAGGCGCTGGAGGTGCGCGCCTTCGATCCCGGGGGCATTCCCTGGGACGATCTGGCCTTCCGGAGCACGCGCGAGGCCCTCCAGGAATGCCTGCGCACCGGCATCGCGCCCGGCTCATTCGAACATCAACAGAGGAGGGGCTGA
- a CDS encoding SDR family NAD(P)-dependent oxidoreductase, which yields MLLEGRVAVVTGGGRGIGRSIAELFYKEGARVAVASRNTKALQSFTMELNSGDHRIVPFRCDVTDRDEVEVMIGNVVEVWDRIDILVNNAGASGMTPIAAGDAPGQDEKVDAKWLEILSTNLTGLHYCTREALRHMPSGGSGRVLNLSSVLGKFGVPGYTAYCASKHGVVGYTRALALEVAPRKITVNALCPGWVDTEMSRAGIEEGALRDGIAPAEFRARAEQRVPLGRFITPQEVARLALFLASDTGAGITGQAINIDGGAAMW from the coding sequence ATGCTTCTGGAAGGACGGGTGGCGGTGGTGACCGGAGGCGGCCGCGGCATCGGGCGGAGCATCGCCGAGCTGTTCTACAAGGAGGGGGCGAGGGTCGCCGTCGCCTCGCGCAACACCAAGGCCCTCCAGTCGTTCACGATGGAGCTGAACTCGGGGGACCACCGCATCGTGCCGTTCCGCTGCGACGTCACGGACAGGGACGAGGTGGAGGTCATGATCGGCAACGTCGTGGAGGTGTGGGACCGGATCGACATCCTGGTCAACAACGCCGGCGCCTCCGGGATGACGCCTATCGCAGCGGGCGACGCGCCGGGACAGGACGAGAAGGTCGACGCGAAGTGGCTGGAGATCCTCTCCACCAACCTCACCGGTCTTCATTACTGCACGCGCGAGGCGTTGCGCCACATGCCCTCGGGGGGCAGCGGCCGCGTCCTCAACCTGTCGTCGGTCCTCGGCAAGTTCGGGGTGCCCGGGTACACCGCCTACTGCGCCAGCAAGCACGGCGTCGTCGGCTACACGAGGGCCCTCGCCCTCGAGGTCGCCCCGCGGAAGATCACGGTCAACGCGCTCTGCCCCGGCTGGGTCGACACGGAGATGTCGCGGGCCGGGATCGAGGAAGGGGCCTTGCGGGACGGCATCGCGCCGGCGGAGTTCCGCGCGCGCGCGGAGCAGCGGGTTCCTCTCGGCCGCTTCATCACGCCGCAGGAGGTGGCGCGCCTGGCCCTGTTCCTGGCCTCCGACACCGGCGCCGGGATCACGGGGCAGGCGATCAACATCGACGGCGGGGCCGCGATGTGGTGA
- a CDS encoding type 1 glutamine amidotransferase domain-containing protein, with protein MAKGSVAVLVENDYQDMEVWVPLYRLREEGYRAVVVGPQAKEYVSKHGYPIRAEVAAADAKGDDFIGVVVPGGWAPDRLRQDEAVLALVRRLNEKTRMVAAICHAGWVLASAGIVRGRRLTCYAAIRDDLRHAGAEVVDQEVVRDGNLITSRKPDDLPAFCREIVKALREV; from the coding sequence GTGGCCAAGGGAAGCGTGGCGGTTCTCGTGGAGAACGACTATCAGGACATGGAAGTGTGGGTGCCGCTGTACCGCCTGCGCGAGGAGGGCTATCGGGCGGTCGTGGTCGGGCCCCAGGCGAAGGAGTATGTCTCCAAGCACGGCTATCCGATCCGCGCCGAAGTCGCGGCGGCGGACGCGAAAGGCGACGACTTCATCGGCGTCGTCGTGCCGGGTGGCTGGGCTCCCGACCGCCTGCGCCAGGACGAGGCGGTCCTGGCGCTCGTGCGCCGGCTGAACGAGAAGACGAGGATGGTCGCGGCGATCTGCCACGCCGGATGGGTCCTGGCCTCCGCCGGCATCGTCAGGGGACGGCGTCTGACCTGCTACGCGGCGATCCGCGACGATCTGCGGCACGCCGGCGCCGAGGTGGTCGATCAGGAGGTGGTGCGGGACGGGAACCTGATCACCTCCAGGAAACCGGACGATCTCCCGGCCTTCTGCCGCGAGATCGTGAAGGCCCTCCGGGAAGTCTGA